The genomic stretch TACACGCCGGACGGAGAATATATAGGCTCGCGCAAGATGAAGAAAAACGCCGACCTCGTGCTCGTAGACAGCGAAATCATCGTCAAGGCCCCGCGCCGCCTCTTCGTCGCCGGCATGGGCGACGCTCTCGCGACGTGGCTTGAGGCGCAGGCCTGCGAATATTCCGACTCGCCGAACTACATCGCTTCGGGAATGCGCCGCTGCAAGGCCGGCATGGCGATAGCCAAGGCGAGCTGGGACATCCTCTTCGAGGACGGAGAGAAGGCGCTTATGGCGCTCGACGGCGGAGTGGTGACGGAGGCCTTTGAAAACGTCGTCGAGGCCAACACGCTGCTTTCCGGCCTCGGCTTCCTCAACACCGGCCTTGCTACGGCGCACGGCATACACTCGGGCCTTACGGTACTGCCTGAGACGCACAAGTATCTCCACGGCGAAAAGGTCGCGTTCGGCATCGTCTGCCAGATGGTGCTGGAAAACACTCCCTCCGAGACCGTCGATAAAGTGATGCGCTTCATGGTCTCCATCGGCCTGCCTGTGACGCTGGCCGACCTCGGCGTTGAGACGGTGCCGGACAAGGTCATGGCGATAGCCGAAAAGACGGCCGGCGGTCCGCTCGTCCATCAGGAGCATTTCGCCGTGACGAAAGAGAGCGTCTACAACGCGATCATAGCCGCTGACGCTCTCGGCAGGAAATATAAAGGGCTGTAGTTGTTGATTTTTTTCATAAAAATTAAAGGAGGTTGTGCCAAATGAAACATTTGGAGCGTTTTGGAGCTCTCTTTGATTTAAGCGGTCGTGTCGCAGTTGTAACAGGAGCTGCTCAAGGGAATGGTATGGGGATTGCAAATGCGTTAAGCGACGCGGGAGCAACTGTAATTGCGACCGACTTGAAATTTACAGACGATGAATGCTCAGACAAAAAACTTTATAAATCTATAGATCGCATGATAATGGATGTAACAGACGAAGAGAATGTTAAAGAAATATTTGCGGGCATAGTAACCCAATATGGACATTTAGATATACTTTGCAATAACGCAGGCATAATTTATAAAGACCTTGTGAATAATCTCGACTTGGAAAAGTTTAAGAAAGTAATGGACGTCAACGTAGACGGTGTCGTTATCTGCACGAAAAACGCTGTCCCATATATGAAAAACAATAAATGGGGGCGCATTGTAAATATATCTTCTTCACAGGCGTTTTTAACAACGGAAACATACAGCGCTTATGCCGCGTCTAAGGCTGCTGTTTCTCATCTCACGCGTATCTGGGGAAATGAACTCGCTAAAGACAATATATTGGTCAACGCACTTTGCCCGTGCTTTGTGCAAACTCCAATGATGGTCAATTCTATTGCCAGAATTGCGGAAGAACTTGGTACTGATACGGAAGGAGGATATAACTATTTTGCTGATTTAATTCCTTTGCATCGTCTTTTAGAGATTGAAGAAATTGGTAATTGGGCTGTAATGCTGTGCGGAGAGCTTGGCAACGCGACTACCGGCAGCAATATTTCTATCACATGTGGTCAAGTACGACTTTAGTGCGTTTCTTTTAAAACTAAGATAGGGAGATGTTATTTATGAAGCGAAACAAACGTCATCTGACTTTCATAATTTGCTTGTTGTTGGTAGTTTTCTTCGCTGTTCCATCATATTCTGCGGATAAACCTATTGCGCTTGAGTTTGGCCACATTCAGAATCCCGGGCATGCTCTTTATATTGCCCCAGAACAGTTTAAAAAACTGGTAGAAGAGCGCAGCGGCGGGCGTGTAGTCGTTAATATTTATCCGGCGAGCCAGCTAGGCTCAGCGCGCGAAATGATGGAACAGGTCTCTATGGGGACGCTCGACATGACTTTGGCTGATGCCTCTGATTGGGCTTCTGCTCTTAATATTCCAAAGCTCGGTGTTTTCAACCTTCCTTTCCTTACAGACAGCCTTGCTTCACAGGGAAAGATAATTGAAGAAATCATTCCTGCTGAAGCTCCGGCTATGCTTGAAGGGTCAGGGTTACGCCTGCTCATGACGTATTCAAACGGTTTACGTCACCCGCTGATAAAGAGCAAACCAATAACGCGTCTGGAAGATATACAAGGGTTAAAAATAAGGACGCCGGAAACAAAATTATATGTTGATATTTGGAACTGCTTAGGCGCGAACACCGTCACATCAGCGTGGAGCGAAGCATACACGATTCTTCAGCAGGGGGTCGCTGATGCGGTTGAAGCCGACGATGTCGGCCTTGTCAGCATGAATTTTCAGGAAGTCGGCCGTTATATGTCGAAATTGGGGTATCTTCCGCAGGCTTATATGGTGCTGATAAATGAGAATAAATGGAATTCTATCCCGGAAGATTTGCAGAAAATTATAACGGAATGTGCTCTTGAAAATCAGAAACAGCAGATTGCTGACAGAGACGCAATGGGGCGAGATGCTGAAAAAACGATTGAGGCCGCCGGCGTGACGATAAATGAGATTGCACCTGAAGAGCGTGAGCGAATGAGAGCAGCATGCCAGTCCATATATGACGAATATAGCAAGACTTATGGACTCGGAGAACTTATAGCCAAAATGGAAGCAATAAAGTAAATAGGCGCTAGCGCATTGCGTGAAAATGCGTATGCACTAGACTAGGCTGAAACATACGCATTTTCACTTTATTTAATTTTGTAATGTCAACAAAAGGAGGAACTTTTTTGAAAACATTACTAAAAATAGACCGCTATATAGAATGTATACAAACGTATGTGTGTATGGCGTTGTTTATCGTAATTTTAGCTTTAGGCAGCGTCCAGGTTTTCGGGCGTTTTATTTTCCATACCGCGCCTGCATGGACGGAAGAAGCGATGCGTTTTTGCTGCATTTACCTGACTTTCATTGGTTCGGCACTCACCATCAGAGTTGATGGGCACGTTTCTGTTGATATTTTGATTAGTTTCTTAAAAGACAATAAGCTTAGAGCCTGGCTGTTTATTATAGGCAGAGTGCTATGTGTGATTTTTCTCATTATGTTCTTTCCAGCAGCAATCGAACTTGTGTCAAGGAGCGGCAGGTCACTCGGTGCGGCGATTCGAATACCTTATTCGTATATTTACGCGGCAGTGCCTATCGGTATAGCAATGATGCTTTGCTCTTACGCAAGCGCAATTCCTAAATTAGCGAAAGAATATGAAAAAGGGGAAAGATAGATGGTCGTCATTGCTTTAGTCACGCTTTTAATTTTTTTAGCCCTTGGCGTGCCGTGCTGCTTTGCTATAGGTTTGTCTGGACTCTTAGCGATTATATTAGGAAGCGACATCCCGACATTTATGGCCGTCCAGCAAGCAATACGCGGTATGAACTCTTTCT from Cloacibacillus sp. An23 encodes the following:
- a CDS encoding glycerol dehydrogenase, with product MYSKVMLSSATRAFGSPLRYIQGAGEFDRLPVYTAPYGNACVLIDGFLYPDLNARLEKAYGESGQKFVSISFNGECCSEEAARIAAIAKEHGAAVIVGVGGGKTMDTAKICADEMGLPVVIAPSSASTDAPVSEIAVVYTPDGEYIGSRKMKKNADLVLVDSEIIVKAPRRLFVAGMGDALATWLEAQACEYSDSPNYIASGMRRCKAGMAIAKASWDILFEDGEKALMALDGGVVTEAFENVVEANTLLSGLGFLNTGLATAHGIHSGLTVLPETHKYLHGEKVAFGIVCQMVLENTPSETVDKVMRFMVSIGLPVTLADLGVETVPDKVMAIAEKTAGGPLVHQEHFAVTKESVYNAIIAADALGRKYKGL
- a CDS encoding SDR family oxidoreductase, giving the protein MKHLERFGALFDLSGRVAVVTGAAQGNGMGIANALSDAGATVIATDLKFTDDECSDKKLYKSIDRMIMDVTDEENVKEIFAGIVTQYGHLDILCNNAGIIYKDLVNNLDLEKFKKVMDVNVDGVVICTKNAVPYMKNNKWGRIVNISSSQAFLTTETYSAYAASKAAVSHLTRIWGNELAKDNILVNALCPCFVQTPMMVNSIARIAEELGTDTEGGYNYFADLIPLHRLLEIEEIGNWAVMLCGELGNATTGSNISITCGQVRL
- a CDS encoding TRAP transporter substrate-binding protein, encoding MKRNKRHLTFIICLLLVVFFAVPSYSADKPIALEFGHIQNPGHALYIAPEQFKKLVEERSGGRVVVNIYPASQLGSAREMMEQVSMGTLDMTLADASDWASALNIPKLGVFNLPFLTDSLASQGKIIEEIIPAEAPAMLEGSGLRLLMTYSNGLRHPLIKSKPITRLEDIQGLKIRTPETKLYVDIWNCLGANTVTSAWSEAYTILQQGVADAVEADDVGLVSMNFQEVGRYMSKLGYLPQAYMVLINENKWNSIPEDLQKIITECALENQKQQIADRDAMGRDAEKTIEAAGVTINEIAPEERERMRAACQSIYDEYSKTYGLGELIAKMEAIK
- a CDS encoding TRAP transporter small permease, with protein sequence MKTLLKIDRYIECIQTYVCMALFIVILALGSVQVFGRFIFHTAPAWTEEAMRFCCIYLTFIGSALTIRVDGHVSVDILISFLKDNKLRAWLFIIGRVLCVIFLIMFFPAAIELVSRSGRSLGAAIRIPYSYIYAAVPIGIAMMLCSYASAIPKLAKEYEKGER